Part of the Spinacia oleracea cultivar Varoflay chromosome 5, BTI_SOV_V1, whole genome shotgun sequence genome, gagtactacatactaaaacaataataatcctaatatgatactattaacgaacaaccctaacatgatactagtgaacataaacaagggcagacaaaatatgataatttaacgaccatacttaactaggctaggctagactggactggacttttataacaataatattattttaattgaaatagacaatggaccgagttttctagctagatgcttcactaaggaagacgaggtacgggcgcgactccgtaacctcaatgacctgcgatatcgaggaacgtttgaataaaaaataggacacggtgatcaatccggtccgaattaaaggccatgggctaccaccatgaaccccaactcctgtttgtccgtcactttagacgtgcacagtctaaagctatttcTACTCAGTTTCagtttacatgatttacaaattgacaccctgttatgactcaacaatcacataaggcatacaatccacatttatttacagctgtttttatcttggaattaagtaagtgatcacaaaggcatcaaaccagactcattccaattaactccaatccttcttttaatactgatcaaccctgtatatgggtataaggtttcaacttactaaatgaggtcctcggccctcataaagtagtgaaaaagctaaaagggaacaacaatccactgatctgaattatatacaaagtaatctagtgttcccaatcaaacatattTGTATCaaccatccatactaacatgctataatcctcaaaatgcaatataggttcaatatgtccaaccaacagtattaaacatgcaatattcaacctgactaaattcatcaacgatatcaacataaccaagttcatcaacaatgcaacatggtttcaacaattagcacacattccaagcacacaggtatgtacgtaccttgtgtaaacaaactgataggccaccttaacactttcaaaagttgcctaaagagaattctccgcctaaacaatccaacaagtaatctcaatcaatttctaatcattgacaaccataataaagcattctaaatgcatcctaaatagatttagaactttccccaatatcaaaacttgaacatttgctttcctagcatcataattattgaaccagtgattgaaattcgttgaaaacttttgcaaacatcgtactttaaattttcagcaatattaattcatttaaaagcttcaccaaggtcaatctacgttcctagtatctcaaaacaaccaattcaataattcatactcaacctatcatgattaaaactcataaaaaccttgaatttcatactttaaaccatCAAAACCAACATTTCAATGtcattagataatctgaaaatcaataactttattataaaattcatataatcttaaattcataatttacatcacaaaacccatagctttaattcaagaaaacataattcaaactaataaatcatgattaagccctaatttaattttaattattcaaaactgaaaattaattcgtttttaatctcaacatcaaatctgaaaataatatttaccataaaaattataaatttaatttaagaacataatctaaattaacaaactttaatttaaaataattagttacttagggtttaagaaagtaaccaattcaagaaggaggagagagagttggCCGGCGAACGGAGGTGGCTTGCGGCAGGGGCTGTGCGACGGCGGCACACGGTGGTGCTACTTGCGGTGGCTGCGCGAATTGGTGAAGGTCAGCCATGAAAAGGGAGGAGGAACGAGTACgaaaataacaaaaagaaaacaagaaagaaaaggaGGGAGGATGGAGATCATTACCGGCGACAATAGGGTGGCGGCTCAGCGACGCGGTTGGGCGGAGGAGCGAGAAGATGGTGGCTGCGGCTAGCTTGCGCAAGGAGTTTGCAAGAAACAAAATTAGCATAGGAACGAAGGAGGAGGGatcgaaggagaaggagaaggagaaggataCTTACCGGCGGCGAGGAGACCGGCGGCTGGAGCAACGGCGTGAAGGAGGAGAGCAGCgacgaggagagagagagaatgagttcttgagggtttgaaaacttacgtgaatagtgaaggagggttttgattttctcttccTAGCTTTCACGTGAATTAGAAGAAAGAAGGGGAGGGTTTGAGTTTGGGTTTTGATGTTGGGCTTTTCAAGTGGgctagacttaggatttagcttttatgattcgagtccaaaactgaataggatcgttttctaaattcaatcaattttcgtaattcaaattcttttcaacttaaaattctaaaatcattttcgatttcgtaaatcgttgaaaatattaaaatgtaataactaaatatacgttaactatatatttatttccaaaattcataaattcttatttaaatatattaaatatacgtaaAAATATATAActgaaatgtataaaattacgggggattacacatataatattaattcgatcgtgattatctgatttaaatagcattaagggacctagcatgataatccgatttcccaaaaatattatgtttGTTAGGCGtaatagaacaatcagattaggttagtttaacagttcataaaaagggcgaggaaagcagttaaatcatcgaaaagggacacattacgacgcacccttgagaggtgcgtcacggttctcagaaaactaaccactttgactttgctatttctcctttttatttaacgaatctcaattatgggacaggatacgttctgttcgatttatggatcgattgcgacagaacgcgtgaacagtttcgcagcgtgaggcttaggctaagggttggagtcaatactcaaaatataattgtgtgttgttgtgtgttctttcacgtcgaatttaggggcctatttatagggaagagttcgtggaaagatagaattgcagagttctaatccacaaagaattaggaaaaaacacgtacccaggtattttcagcgcccaggcctgggcgccgaagatttcggcgcccagagccaggcgttgaaaatagggtctgggcagttttctttagtcagattcggattcctgaaatccgtagagtttgagattaattcgagtcttttagcgcgtatcaattttatgacggaatgcgtctgggaccgttacgaactctaggctcgttaggattttaattaatacgtaactctaatttacgaatcatattaggaataggattctcgcagttttctatctcatttaggatttatgttggagtgcaacacctaattctgacaggtttctatcttttatgacttgccacttttagaaactaccctttacggtagttactatttttagcaggtttccacaaatagtaggtttcgggtgaaatgaaaaggggaattgagattcgttattttataggagatgcgttgtcaagtggagatttacgctttcatcatcgagcctttcccttgcgggaatggggacaaaagtaggtgcctacatatccatatttccgtttccggcaatatcatcgtttccgtagtattcatttcttgcctttgacgatctcagctcccactgaaaccaagatccgtcgattccgaatatccatagatggagtatttaattccttttaaatacttgatccgtttacgtactatttgtgtgaccctacgggttcagtcaagagtaagctgtggattaatatcattaattccacttgaactgaagcggcctctagctaggcattcagctcacttgatctcactgaattattaacttgttaattaatactgaaccgcatttattagacttaacattaaatgcatacttggaacaagggcattatttccttcagtggaCTTGGACACTACAAACCTAAGTGTCATATGCCTGCACCACCTGGTGAAACAGTGGCAGCTTCAACCCCTGCTGGTGATACTTTTGCTGGTCAGATTGCAGCTCAAGAACCTTTTGTGGTTCAATCCTCCCAAGGTGCTTCTCAACTTAACCCAAGTCAACAACAAGATTAGATTAGGTTAGTTGTTAGTCAGTTGGAATCCTAGTTTTTGGTATTTTGTAAGTTAAATGAATACAATTGCTGCTTGCTTGCTTATCTCTGCTTGCTTGTCTATAGCTCTTATTTTGGTCATGAAACTGAAGTCAACTTTGGTATGCTAAAGTCAACATTAGTCATTTTGACTACTTTTGTAAGATTATGTCAATTTGACAAGTTATAAAAGTGTCTTTCTCTCCAATTTGTCATCTTATATAAGTCCGTTTCATTTTGGTCAAGAAACAAAGTACCTTAAACACGACACAATACGGAAACAAAATACGGGAACAAAATACGGAAACAAAATAAACATCAACTTAACCACGACACAATATATTAAACATACCTTAAACACGACACAATATATTCAACTCGACGGCTACAAAAATAAACATCAACTTAACCAAATACGGGAACAAAATACGGAAACAAAATACGGGAAGATTCATACCAACAAAACAAATAATTTTGGCAAAATAAAGGAGGCAAACTTTCCATTCATTCTAAACCACAATGGTTTGATTACAACAACGAATGCATTAAACATAAAGGCATTACAACGAGGAATTAAACCAAGCCTAGCTTCTAATTGCCTAACATTCCTTAAACAAAGTTCATCCTACCATCTACCCAAATAGCTTGATTACAGTGAAACTAAATAACACAGACACAATTTCACACACACAAATCATCCCCATTAGCTGATTCTGACCCAAGCCATCCTTCTCAGACCCCAAAACACCCATCATCATGCCCTTGTTCTTCCTCAATCTGTCAACCTCTTCGACTAGCCTAATCTTCTCTTGTTCAATGCAAGCAAATCTGTTCCTCAGAATTGCAAGATCAGTGGACAACCTATGTTTTTCAGCAACAAGCACATTAGTAACATCCCTTTGCCATTCAACAATATCTTCATCAAGCCAATCAAATTTGTTGCACCCCCTTTGCCCAGTTTCAGGATTGTAGAATTTGCAAGCAATAAACTTTCTCCCCGGGTTTTCATGAGCCCAAGCAGTCCTCTTGGCTACAGGAAACCCACACCCACATTTCACTTCATTCCATGGAGCCATAATTACTGCAACAAGTAATCAACAACATCCGATTCAATTGATTTACAAAATTGGGGGAAACAACCCTAATTTTCGACATTAAAATTCCACAAAATTAGAAGGAATTCTTACCAGATAATTCGTGCCCAGACTCGAATCTTGATGGAGATGCTTGCAGTATTCGTTATTCAACTTAATTTTGCAGAGAGATTGAAATTTTTTTAGAGCATGGGGTGGGGGGAAGAAGAAGAACAGAGGAGGGAGAAAGGATGaacgtattttttttttccaggttGGGTGGTATATACCCtgatattttggagggaaaagggGTGCACATTGAGAAAATATGGAGCACGTGATTCTCACGTGATAGTCAACGCCGACTTGTCAAAGTCAATGCCtgaatattcttttttttttttttttttttttttttttttttttttttatctttcgcAAATTATTTTTACATTTAGGTGtgtttttacaattttttttttaaaaggtccctTTTCGCAAATTCTGGACTATAAAAAGTCCCTTTTAGCAATTTTGCCTTTTATTTATGCCATTTTACGCATtgttaaaaaaatgaaaatccaGAAGAAGTGCACGAGCCATATTTAAAACATTCCGTATTTGACTTGGTTCTTCatgttctctctcctccctccgtCCCCTTCTCTCTCTCTGCCTGGTTAGTTGTTGCACGCAATTTCATCGACTTTCTCATTGGATCTCAAACTCGTAGAATTGTCTTCAAATTTTTTCGGATCAGATTTCAATTAATCAGAACTTCTTTTAAATTCTTTAAATTACTTTTACAATTGTTTTTGAAAAAATGGCATCGGAAAGGTTAATCGGCGGCGGCGAAGGCCCGTCATACTTGCAAATGGACTCGGAAGAGCCGCCGTCTCCGGCGCCAGGGAGGACGTCGTCATCGTTCTTTGCATTCAATCAAAGCGAGGCGACTGAGTCAACTCGGATATTTGAGGAGTTGCCCAGAGGCAGTATAGTTCATGTCTCTAGACCTGATGCTGCTGATATTAGTCCGATGTTGTTGTCTTACACTATTGAATTGCAATACAAACAAGTAAGAAAgttatatttttttcaatttcatagttcaattttattttttgcgaTTTCATAGTTTTGATTTACattatgaattatgaattatgaatttTAGCTGTGAATTTTTAGCAATTACTGTAAACTTGtttgtttgattgaattattcgAAGACATTTGATTTGTGGGTTGTGATCAAGTTTATTGAAATATCTGGCGCTACACATTGTGGGTAATTGATCCTAATTTAAACTGAAGCCATCCTACAATCCCGAAGAGGGAGAAGGGAAACTATTAATGTAGGAGAATTATTTCCCCTTATTTTTTGCGGTTATTCTTTCCTTGTTTGGGCATTCACCATCTACTCCGGGGCATCTCTTTCGTCATCATTGTTTGAGAGATTGTTAGTTACATGGTGCACGCTGGACCAAATAGTTTGCCCCATCTTTTTCCTGGTTCGATTGTTTTGTTGTATAAGAACGCATAATCATTACCGAAATCTATGTACTAAAAATATGGTCACCTATCCTTCAACTCGGTTATCTCCTTTTGAGTTGAAAATGCTTatttcctcttttctttttagttCACTTTTATTCACTCTGTGTGCCAACCTAGCCTGTCAGGTATCGACACTGCTATTAAAAGATTCACTATGCTTTGCAGTCATTTTGTTGTTCATGTTTTCATGATGTTTGAACTTTCAGCCATTTCTGGGCACGTTGCTTTCCTGCCATTCTATGTCTGCAATTTTCTGAAGCCATGCCACGTGCCCGCATTAGAGTTTATTGGTGTTGGACTTGAGGGCTGATATTAAAATGCAGACATTGAAGTGGATGACACAGAATGGTCTAAGAACTTTTTTCTGGGCTTAAAAAAAATAGTGTCGTAATGTTGATAGTTATTGGGCCTTAAATATTGGATGGATTGAACTCACATGTAGATGAAAATACCAATGCGAGTGATCCTTTGTGTTCTGTTCTTGTGTAGCAAGCATTAGATAAGAGTATTCCTTATAGGTAAGTCTCCCATAAAACTGTTATGGTGCTTAATGTTTTTCCTCcatgtaaaaaaaataaacttgaAGTTGTTAAAATCGACTGTTTTCAATGGAAGGAGGCAAAAACGCCAGTCAAAGACTCAAGAATGATTTCCCTTTGTCCCCAACTCCCACCCCTTTAAGGCATGCAAAAATCAGCTTATGTGAAGCTTGCATAGTAATTAAAGTGTGGGGCAATTCAGAATGTCAGACGTCAATTCTTTTCAAGGCATGTGTTATTTATTAGTATGAAATTGGGGTTGCGGGAGATGGGGGAGGGGTGTTGGGCTGCCACAAATGGTTGAGGGGGACATTGAGGAGGTTTGAGGTGAGGGGTAAAACCATACTTTCAAGCATTAAATGTGGATGTTTTTAAGTATAAGCGGCCGTCATTTGTCAACATGTAATTAGCCATGTCTGATACTTTATCGCGTAGTTGTGTTGGAAATGAGCACCTGGGTCTGTGTGATATAGCCTACATGCATGGGTGTTAAACTTATTTTAAAAGGTGGAGAATTACATGTTAAaatttctcctctttttctttCATAGTCACATGTCCCTTTTTCCTCTTAACAATGACAATCCGGGAGCAGTGAGCACAGTGTGTGTACAATGTTCCCCTAGGGAGCACCATATAAATATCCGTTCAAGCAATGTACTCCCTttcgtccctaaaagattgccctATAGAGCAATCTTCACTTTATTAATATTTGGCTGTAAATGTTGCACATGAGTTGGTAAATTGGGCCCATGAAGAGAGAGATAGAAAGAGAGCAAGTGTGAAAAGTAACCATTTAAGGTATGGGGTAACCTTAAAGGGATACCCTAAAAAGGAATGCGGAGCAATCTTTTAGGGATGTAGGGAGTAAAGAAAATGAGACATAATCTGGTATCAGTGAGGTTTGAAAACATGGTTTTGTTTTATTAACTAGTCTAGTTACCAAAAACAGAAGTATAGATGCATCTGATAATAGATTCTTGCAGTTTGTTGATATTTTTCGGTTTAACTCCCCGTTTTCccatttgacttttttttttgtcatggAAAAATGTGG contains:
- the LOC110792196 gene encoding uncharacterized protein yields the protein MAPWNEVKCGCGFPVAKRTAWAHENPGRKFIACKFYNPETGQRGCNKFDWLDEDIVEWQRDVTNVLVAEKHRLSTDLAILRNRFACIEQEKIRLVEEVDRLRKNKGMMMGVLGSEKDGLGQNQLMGMICVCEIVSVLFSFTVIKLFG